In Carassius carassius chromosome 46, fCarCar2.1, whole genome shotgun sequence, the following proteins share a genomic window:
- the LOC132128991 gene encoding limb region 1 homolog-like protein — translation METEDVTVREQLFHNRVRETIICVLLFICLYILSHFILTHFKKNAEFVADDIEDATVNKIVLRLCTFTLSVAVCAVLLLPISILSNEVLLTFPHSYYMQWLNGSLIRGLWNLVFLFSNLSLVFLMPFAYFFTESEGFTGSKKGVMARVYETAVMLLLLSLLVLGIVWVASALLHHNTARESLYDLWEYYLPYLYSGISLFGVLLLLLCTPFGLSRMFSITGSLLVKPRLLENLEETMNCTVFEEASLSRKLKSNTFCWISANPESINTEFLSVQSKRIALELRKRASPWQRNLGYPVAMLLLLALTAVSALMVCFHVLELLFDESAMPRGMEDPHLGRASFSMFGSLGAAVQVVIILYLMVSSVVGFYSSPLFTGLLPRAQDTTLTQIIGNCVSLVILSSALPVFSRTLGITRFDLLGDFGRYNWLGSFHIVFLYNMLFAGLTSACLINTVTWALQRELIRAFGLHRLPRTVSRSTIPLKLLLANGLSKIH, via the exons atttgcGTGCTGCTTTTCATTTGCCTCTACATCTTGTCACACTTCATTCTCACTCACTTCAAGAAGAATGCCGAGTTTGTCGCTG ATGACATTGAGGATGCCACTGTCAACAAAATTGT GTTGCGGCTGTGTACATTCACACTCTCTGTGGCCGTATGTGCAGTACTGCTTTTGCCCATCTCCATCCTGTCCAATGAAGTTCTTCTCACATTCCCACACAGTTACTACATGCAGTGGCTCAATGGCTCGCTCATCCGTG GCTTGTGGAACCTAGTCTTCTTATTTTCAAACCTTTCATTGGTCTTCCTCATGCCGTTTGCCTATTTCTTTACTGAATCGGAAGGATTTACTGGGTCCAAAAAG ggCGTTATGGCGCGGGTCTATGAGACTGCCGTGATGCTGCTGCTCCTCAGTCTGCTGGTGCTGGGCATTGTGTGGGTGGCATCAGCCCTCCTCCATCACAATACCGCACGTGAGAGTCTTTATG ACTTGTGGGAATATTACCTGCCCTATCTTTATTCTGGAATCTCACTTTTTGGAGTTCTACTGCTTTTGT tgTGCACACCCTTTGGGCTTTCACGTATGTTTAGCATCACTGGGAGCTTATTGGTCAAACCTCGG ttgttgGAGAACCTAGAAGAGACCATGAACTGCACAGTGTTTGAAGAGGCCTCTCTGTCCAGGAAGTTGAAAA GTAACACCTTCTGTTGGATCAGTGCAAACCCAGAGTCCATTAACACCGAGTTTTTGAGTGTGCAGTCCAAACGCATTGCTTTAG AGTTGAGGAAAAGAGCATCACCATGGCAGCGCAACCTGGGATACCCAGTGGCCATGCTGCTGCTTTTAGCTTTAACT GCGGTGTCTGCGCTGATGGTGTGTTTCCATGTGCTTGAACTGCTCTTCGATGAGTCTGCTATGCCTAGAGGAATGGAG GACCCTCACTTGGGCCGTGCATCATTCTCTATGTTCGGTTCTCTGGGAGCTGCAGTGCAGGTGGTCATCATCTTGTATCTCATGGTCTCCTCGGTCGTCGGCTTCTACAGCTCTCCACTCTTCACCGGTTTGCTGCCACGTGCACAGGACACAACCCTCACACAG ATTATAGGGAACTGTGTTTCTCTTGTGATACTCAGTTCAGCCTTGCCTGTTTTCTCCCGCACATTGG GAATCACAAGGTTTGATCTGCTTGGAGACTTTGGACGGTATAACTGGCTTGGCAGTTTCCACATTGTTTTCCTGTACAACATGCTTTTTGCTGGACTCACATCCGCCTGCCTCATCAACACAGTCACATGGGCCTTGCAAAGAGAACTCATCCGTGCCTTTG GTCTCCACAGACTGCCTCGGACTGTGTCTCGATCAACCATCCCCCTTAAACTCCTCCTAGCCAATGGACTCTCAAAGATTCATTGA